One Paracoccaceae bacterium genomic region harbors:
- the msrA gene encoding peptide-methionine (S)-S-oxide reductase MsrA, whose translation MAELERAILAGGCFWGMQDLIRKLPGVATTRVGYTGGDVPNATYRNHGTHAEGIEIVFDPARISYRELLEFFFQIHDPSTPNRQGNDIGPSYRSGIYYLTEDQHRIAMETIADVDASGLWPGRVVTEVKAAGDFWEAEPEHQDYLERIPHGYTCHRIRPGWRLPKRGAA comes from the coding sequence ATGGCCGAACTGGAACGGGCGATCCTGGCAGGTGGCTGCTTCTGGGGGATGCAGGATCTGATCCGCAAGCTTCCCGGGGTGGCGACGACGCGCGTCGGCTATACCGGCGGGGATGTGCCGAACGCGACCTACCGCAACCACGGCACGCATGCCGAGGGGATCGAGATCGTCTTTGATCCGGCGCGCATCAGCTATCGCGAGTTGCTGGAGTTCTTTTTCCAGATCCACGATCCCAGCACGCCGAACCGGCAGGGCAACGACATCGGGCCCAGCTACCGGTCGGGGATCTACTATCTGACCGAAGACCAGCACCGCATCGCGATGGAGACCATCGCCGATGTCGATGCGTCGGGCCTTTGGCCCGGGCGGGTGGTGACCGAGGTCAAGGCCGCGGGCGATTTCTGGGAGGCGGAACCCGAGCACCAGGACTATCTGGAGCGCATTCCGCACGGCTATACCTGCCACCGCATCCGGCCGGGCTGGCGCCTGCCGAAGCGCGGCGCGGCCTGA